The following are encoded in a window of bacterium genomic DNA:
- a CDS encoding flippase-like domain-containing protein, producing the protein MLSKKLTFYIKIIFTIAFVGYLIFKVDPAMIRADFSSVAWDYFWIGAALTLPNLLIQWLKWQYLVRMIDPDVSRRSVWRSLFAGFSIGLITPGRIGEMGKGVFIDSPQRKLIIGFGVIDKILSQIALAVFGAVSLLYLTEFVFDFNRPTQLIILVFVFWVVVALAVMIFRPSSIRWLIEKLKSWVRFLPWNQHITDVLSAADEFKRHHFWPSLHYALLFQWIVFIQIYCFANAFHSISFWEALSAAAAAMFVKALLPITLMDIGVREGALIFFLGRFGVDAASAFNTSVMIFASNVLLPGLIGVFFVYKFRWFREK; encoded by the coding sequence ATGTTGAGTAAAAAATTAACTTTCTATATCAAAATAATCTTTACGATAGCGTTCGTCGGGTACCTTATTTTCAAAGTTGATCCGGCGATGATTCGCGCAGATTTTTCTTCGGTCGCATGGGATTATTTTTGGATTGGCGCTGCATTGACTCTGCCCAATTTGCTTATTCAATGGTTAAAATGGCAATACCTTGTGCGTATGATAGATCCGGATGTTTCTCGGCGCAGTGTTTGGCGCTCATTGTTTGCAGGTTTTTCGATCGGTCTGATAACGCCCGGACGTATCGGAGAAATGGGTAAAGGTGTTTTTATTGATTCGCCGCAAAGAAAACTCATTATTGGTTTTGGTGTTATTGATAAAATATTATCTCAAATCGCGCTTGCCGTTTTCGGAGCCGTATCGCTCCTGTATCTTACAGAATTTGTTTTTGATTTTAATCGTCCGACGCAGTTGATCATTTTAGTATTTGTTTTTTGGGTTGTCGTCGCATTGGCTGTTATGATTTTTCGGCCATCAAGCATTCGATGGTTGATCGAAAAACTAAAATCATGGGTACGTTTTCTCCCGTGGAATCAACATATCACAGATGTGCTATCAGCGGCGGACGAATTTAAACGCCATCATTTTTGGCCGAGTTTACACTATGCCTTATTATTTCAATGGATTGTTTTTATACAAATCTACTGTTTTGCCAATGCATTTCATTCGATTTCCTTTTGGGAAGCGTTATCCGCGGCGGCCGCGGCGATGTTCGTAAAAGCATTATTGCCCATCACTCTTATGGATATCGGGGTTCGGGAAGGTGCTTTAATATTTTTTCTCGGCAGATTCGGTGTCGATGCCGCTTCGGCATTCAATACGTCCGTAATGATTTTTGCAAGCAACGTGCTTTTACCGGGGCTGATAGGTGTTTTTTTTGTTTACAAATTTCGGTGGTTTCGTGAAAAATAA
- the thiE gene encoding thiamine phosphate synthase — MKNNIPFRFYGITDRKRMIESLFLSHLDRAVKAGLRALQIREKDLSPRALYELTDKIRTISATRRVRIFINDRVDIAMALDLDGVHLSTQSMPTYNVRKLVGPDKLIGVSTHDLHEAIHAENEGADFIVIGPIGETRSKPKGHAVLSEKEFEIIREEVKIPIFVLGGVQTNNISHWLQKGAHGAAGISLLMDDENLEERFSNLKSTLGSL, encoded by the coding sequence GTGAAAAATAATATTCCATTTCGATTTTACGGTATTACCGATCGTAAACGTATGATCGAAAGTCTTTTTCTTTCGCATCTGGATCGTGCCGTCAAAGCAGGGTTGAGGGCGCTTCAGATTCGTGAAAAAGACTTATCGCCTCGCGCATTGTACGAACTTACGGACAAGATACGAACAATATCCGCGACGCGCCGTGTTCGTATTTTTATCAATGACAGAGTAGATATCGCTATGGCGCTTGATTTGGACGGCGTTCATCTTTCGACTCAAAGCATGCCTACATATAATGTTAGAAAACTGGTCGGCCCGGATAAACTGATCGGTGTATCTACACACGATCTGCACGAAGCCATTCACGCGGAAAATGAGGGCGCCGATTTTATCGTGATCGGCCCCATCGGTGAAACGCGATCCAAGCCGAAAGGCCATGCGGTGCTAAGCGAAAAAGAATTCGAAATAATTCGCGAAGAGGTCAAAATTCCCATATTCGTTCTCGGCGGCGTACAAACAAATAATATCTCACATTGGCTACAAAAAGGTGCTCATGGAGCAGCGGGAATTTCACTTTTGATGGATGATGAAAATTTGGAAGAACGTTTTTCAAATTTGAAAAGCACGCTTGGCAGTTTATAA
- a CDS encoding nucleotidyltransferase family protein has protein sequence MKKTEAIIFAAGQASRYGDNKLLLPIGDVPAMIYAIRTLRAAGVDRVTVITGAYHDTIKQTLIREFVRIFFNPRHVEGMSATIRFSIQQIDQSSESILFLPGDVPLFSRQTIKAMLQHGLTHRIVIPRYQGKKGHPVLVDRKIAEECLETGLEKPLYEVIQNHQNEVFYQDGDDQGVVLDIDTREDYDIILSYFKTTYVSY, from the coding sequence ATGAAAAAAACCGAAGCGATTATTTTTGCAGCCGGTCAGGCATCACGGTATGGTGATAATAAATTACTATTACCCATCGGCGATGTACCGGCAATGATATACGCTATCCGCACATTACGCGCAGCCGGTGTTGATCGTGTTACTGTTATTACGGGCGCTTATCACGATACGATAAAACAAACCTTAATCAGAGAGTTTGTTCGGATTTTTTTTAATCCTCGACACGTCGAAGGGATGAGTGCAACGATTCGCTTTTCAATTCAACAAATAGATCAAAGTTCGGAATCCATTTTGTTCCTTCCCGGCGATGTACCTTTGTTTTCACGGCAAACGATCAAAGCCATGTTGCAACATGGTTTAACGCATCGCATTGTAATACCCCGGTATCAGGGAAAAAAAGGGCATCCTGTTTTAGTGGATCGAAAAATTGCCGAGGAATGTCTGGAAACCGGTTTAGAAAAACCGCTTTACGAAGTGATTCAAAATCATCAAAACGAGGTTTTTTACCAAGACGGTGATGATCAAGGCGTTGTTTTGGACATTGATACGCGGGAAGACTACGATATCATCTTGAGTTATTTCAAAACAACTTATGTATCGTATTGA
- a CDS encoding phosphatase PAP2 family protein — MRIILGFFCFVLSLQVSLHSQNIDARLFKAINKHHSPGWDRFYEFQSRSVKPIYIVTPLSFVATGLLRKDTYMRDAGILMTTSALTNLAITYSMKAAINRERPYKALNNVHTVGSTERSASFPSGHTSSAFNIATSLSLAYPKWYVIVPSYAWAGVVGYSRIKMGMHYPGDVLAGALIGVGTSYLTFKLQKPILNTIHKLF, encoded by the coding sequence ATGAGAATCATTCTCGGTTTTTTTTGTTTTGTTTTATCGCTACAGGTTTCGCTGCATTCACAAAATATTGACGCACGATTATTCAAGGCTATCAATAAACATCATTCGCCCGGCTGGGACCGTTTTTATGAATTTCAAAGCCGGTCCGTTAAACCCATTTATATAGTCACTCCGCTCAGTTTTGTTGCAACCGGGCTTTTGCGAAAAGACACTTACATGCGTGATGCGGGTATTCTGATGACGACATCCGCGCTGACGAATCTGGCTATAACCTACAGCATGAAAGCTGCGATAAACCGTGAACGTCCATACAAAGCGCTTAACAATGTCCATACGGTCGGAAGCACCGAGCGCTCGGCTTCTTTTCCATCAGGACACACCAGTTCGGCGTTCAATATTGCAACGTCTCTTTCTTTAGCTTATCCCAAGTGGTACGTGATTGTTCCTTCGTATGCGTGGGCGGGGGTCGTCGGCTACAGCCGCATCAAGATGGGAATGCATTATCCGGGCGATGTTTTAGCCGGCGCTCTTATCGGGGTAGGCACTTCGTATCTCACATTCAAACTACAAAAGCCAATTCTCAATACGATACATAAGTTGTTTTGA
- a CDS encoding acyl-CoA thioesterase → MKITRTTVRVRYAETDSMRVAYHGSYLPWMEVGRTELIRELGYSYKRLESEGIFMPVIRIEVDYLRSVHYDDTVHIDAWIASQEGIRTTIAYTCYRDSESVARGFTTHAFTDRQNKPVRPPKEFIACLKKGI, encoded by the coding sequence TTGAAAATCACACGAACCACTGTCCGCGTTCGCTACGCGGAAACCGATAGCATGCGCGTCGCTTATCATGGCAGTTATTTGCCATGGATGGAAGTCGGGCGTACTGAACTCATCCGTGAACTTGGCTACTCTTACAAACGATTAGAATCCGAAGGTATTTTTATGCCCGTGATTCGTATCGAAGTGGATTATTTGCGTTCAGTACATTATGACGATACGGTGCATATTGATGCCTGGATTGCGTCGCAAGAAGGTATTCGCACAACCATAGCTTACACCTGTTATCGTGACAGCGAATCTGTTGCACGCGGTTTTACCACCCACGCATTTACAGATCGTCAAAACAAACCTGTACGTCCGCCAAAGGAGTTTATCGCATGCTTAAAAAAAGGTATATGA
- a CDS encoding acetyl-CoA carboxylase carboxyltransferase subunit alpha, whose amino-acid sequence MNVPVILDFEKPIFDLEAQIADMKSAHANVDITPEIEALQNKLEAMRKEIYANLTPWQKVQLARHPERPRSLDYIERISDGFMELHGDRLFGDDHAIVSGIGRIDGKEVMIIGQQKGKDTKSHVYRNFGMPNPEGYRKAMRLMHMAAKFKRPILTLIDTPGAYPGIEAEERGQAEAIARNLLEMSRLPVPIICVVIGEGASGGALGIGVGDKILMMENTWYSVIAPESCSSILWRTWEYKERAASELKLTADDLIRFDVVDDKIQEPVGGANRNYDLAAQYLKEAVMHNFAELEKLSVEQLLDQRMEKYSKMGRWGEMSA is encoded by the coding sequence ATCAACGTGCCTGTAATATTGGATTTTGAAAAACCCATCTTTGATCTCGAAGCGCAGATCGCCGACATGAAGTCGGCCCATGCCAATGTGGACATAACACCGGAAATCGAAGCGCTGCAAAATAAACTTGAAGCGATGCGTAAAGAGATTTACGCCAACCTCACGCCTTGGCAGAAAGTGCAACTGGCGCGTCATCCCGAGCGCCCGCGATCCCTCGACTATATCGAACGTATATCCGACGGGTTTATGGAATTGCACGGGGACCGCCTTTTCGGAGATGACCATGCGATCGTCAGCGGAATAGGACGCATTGACGGAAAAGAAGTTATGATCATCGGACAGCAAAAAGGAAAAGACACCAAAAGCCATGTTTATCGCAATTTTGGTATGCCCAATCCCGAAGGTTATCGTAAAGCCATGCGCCTGATGCACATGGCCGCCAAATTTAAACGACCGATTCTTACCCTGATCGATACGCCCGGTGCGTATCCCGGCATCGAAGCCGAGGAACGCGGGCAGGCGGAAGCCATCGCACGCAATCTTTTGGAAATGTCACGCCTCCCCGTACCGATCATTTGTGTAGTTATCGGTGAAGGCGCTTCCGGAGGCGCATTGGGTATCGGTGTCGGCGACAAAATTCTCATGATGGAAAACACATGGTACTCCGTCATCGCTCCGGAATCCTGTTCCAGCATTTTATGGCGCACATGGGAATATAAAGAAAGAGCCGCATCCGAACTCAAGCTTACAGCAGATGATCTCATCCGATTTGATGTCGTTGACGACAAAATACAAGAACCGGTTGGCGGCGCTAATCGAAACTATGATCTTGCGGCACAATATCTTAAAGAAGCTGTAATGCATAATTTTGCCGAATTGGAAAAACTTTCTGTTGAGCAATTACTTGATCAGCGTATGGAAAAATATTCCAAAATGGGTCGCTGGGGCGAGATGAGTGCCTAA
- a CDS encoding polyprenol monophosphomannose synthase, giving the protein MTRALIVVPTYNEAENIPVLIQRIFALDFSEYQVAPEILVVDDSSPDGTADRVQAIQKNDTRVHLLSRPGKQGLGKAYVAGFSWALERGYEYILEMDADLSHDPSYLKDMFRLIRDNDLVIGSRYINGVNVINWPLKRLLISYFGNMYARMVTGMPIMDATAGYKCFRRSVLSSMDLTKVSASGYSFQIEMNYRTWLKKFRIIETPIIFYDRTVGYSKMSTNIIREGLLLVWKLRIKHFFGKI; this is encoded by the coding sequence ATGACGCGTGCGCTGATCGTTGTTCCCACATACAACGAAGCAGAAAACATCCCTGTTTTAATCCAACGCATTTTTGCATTGGATTTTTCAGAGTATCAGGTCGCACCGGAGATATTAGTCGTGGACGACAGTTCGCCCGATGGGACGGCGGATCGCGTCCAAGCTATACAAAAAAACGATACACGGGTACATCTTTTATCTCGTCCGGGTAAACAAGGTCTCGGTAAAGCTTACGTGGCAGGGTTCTCTTGGGCTTTGGAACGCGGGTATGAGTACATTCTCGAAATGGATGCTGATCTTTCGCATGATCCAAGTTACCTGAAAGATATGTTCCGTCTTATTCGCGATAATGATCTGGTGATCGGTTCACGCTATATAAACGGTGTAAATGTAATCAACTGGCCGCTTAAGCGCTTGCTCATCAGTTATTTTGGTAATATGTATGCGCGTATGGTTACCGGTATGCCGATCATGGATGCTACTGCAGGTTATAAATGCTTCCGTCGCTCGGTGCTATCTTCGATGGATTTGACCAAAGTCAGTGCCAGCGGTTATTCGTTTCAAATCGAAATGAATTATCGAACATGGTTAAAAAAATTTAGAATCATAGAAACACCCATCATTTTTTACGACCGCACCGTCGGATATTCCAAGATGTCCACCAACATTATTCGCGAAGGTTTATTGCTCGTTTGGAAATTGCGAATAAAACACTTTTTTGGTAAGATATAG
- a CDS encoding AIR carboxylase family protein, protein MNLTEIAIIIHSTQESEYIKGCKETLDRFGLHCEVKVFTPLLDPPELQEFMQKAPERGIKIFIATSSLQSKLAAMIAAYTHLPVIAIPIGKEGFVDREAIITSVEMPEGAPVAVVSSYPTGGKNAAILAAQFLAFSDNHLMDRLKLYKQNGCRFI, encoded by the coding sequence ATGAATCTAACCGAAATAGCTATTATTATTCATTCGACACAGGAATCGGAATACATCAAAGGCTGCAAAGAAACTTTGGATCGTTTTGGATTGCATTGTGAAGTCAAAGTTTTCACGCCATTACTGGATCCGCCAGAGCTGCAGGAGTTTATGCAGAAAGCTCCGGAGCGAGGCATAAAAATTTTTATCGCAACCAGCAGCCTTCAATCCAAACTGGCAGCTATGATCGCGGCTTACACGCATCTTCCGGTGATTGCCATTCCCATCGGCAAAGAAGGTTTCGTCGATCGGGAGGCCATTATCACATCTGTCGAAATGCCGGAAGGAGCGCCGGTTGCAGTCGTTTCATCGTACCCTACCGGCGGCAAAAATGCCGCTATTTTGGCGGCGCAGTTTTTGGCATTCTCGGACAATCACCTGATGGATCGTCTTAAACTATACAAACAAAACGGTTGCCGCTTTATATAA
- a CDS encoding Zn-dependent oligopeptidase: MKRNLLMLAFVIVTASLSAGEPNVNPLMAGFNQNIDFNVLTPEHIKTSSETIIEKSKTTLSGIFSIPKEKRSFDNTMLAIDNMYNDYGKVSYNIYLMANAHPDKATREQALASLSVLDKFDNEISLDENLYRAVKEYAESPEAKKLQGFKKKYLEETLRDFERNGFALSKEKRDQLKTMQDRLSDLGIAFNRNIAESADTLFVSEEEMKGLPDDYKSARKMSDGRYRIDMTYPSYVPFMKYSQSESARKALYVKYNNRSVDKNLQVLRDLVGQRQEMAALLGYKTYGQYRVEDRMAKKPENVWNFESALIDKVKEKARRDYDELLAVKRNYLKDASASVINPWESSFYNGILMREKYSVDDEKIKEYFELNNVTEGLFKISQKLFDVEFSEIKNPSVWHSDVRMFEVRKKGKVIAHFYFDLFPRPNKYGHAACFGMVKGKLTPNGYQLPAATLECNFPAPSGDRPSLMYHSAGSASVETFFHEFGHVLHNILTTSELYSQSGTAVPRDFVEAPSQIFENWVWNYDVVKMFAKHYKTGEVLPKAMFDKMVAAKNVGSGIGALQQVFYGMVDFTLHDKWNPKGAETSTDIVKRLQNEITLFPYLEGTNFQASFGHLNGYGAGYYGYLWSEVYAADMFSVFEKNGVMDQKTGLRYRDIILARGGSEDPYALVKEFLGREPNQEAFLKSLGL, translated from the coding sequence ATGAAACGAAACCTTTTAATGTTGGCGTTTGTCATTGTGACGGCATCGCTTAGTGCCGGTGAACCCAATGTCAATCCGCTGATGGCCGGATTTAATCAAAACATTGACTTCAATGTTTTGACCCCGGAACACATCAAAACCTCATCCGAGACCATCATTGAAAAATCGAAAACGACGTTATCGGGCATTTTTTCCATTCCCAAAGAAAAACGCTCGTTTGACAACACCATGCTCGCTATTGATAATATGTACAACGACTACGGCAAGGTTTCGTACAATATCTATCTTATGGCCAATGCCCACCCGGATAAAGCAACGCGCGAACAAGCTTTAGCCAGCCTTAGCGTATTGGATAAATTTGACAATGAAATTTCGTTGGATGAAAATTTATACCGCGCAGTGAAAGAATATGCCGAAAGCCCAGAGGCCAAAAAACTCCAAGGATTTAAAAAGAAATATCTTGAAGAAACGCTTCGCGATTTCGAACGAAACGGTTTTGCTTTATCCAAAGAAAAAAGAGATCAACTGAAAACCATGCAGGATCGTCTTTCCGATCTGGGTATCGCTTTCAATCGTAATATTGCGGAATCTGCGGATACGCTTTTTGTAAGCGAAGAAGAAATGAAAGGTTTGCCGGATGATTATAAGAGCGCACGTAAAATGTCCGACGGGCGCTATAGGATAGATATGACCTATCCTTCGTATGTGCCTTTTATGAAGTATAGCCAATCCGAATCGGCACGTAAAGCATTGTATGTCAAATATAATAACCGCTCTGTTGATAAAAACCTTCAAGTGCTTCGTGATCTGGTTGGCCAGCGGCAAGAGATGGCTGCGCTTCTGGGTTATAAAACGTACGGACAATATCGCGTCGAAGACCGTATGGCAAAAAAACCTGAAAATGTTTGGAATTTTGAAAGCGCATTGATTGATAAGGTAAAAGAAAAAGCGCGCCGTGACTATGATGAATTATTAGCGGTAAAGCGCAATTATCTCAAAGACGCTTCCGCGTCTGTTATCAATCCCTGGGAATCGAGTTTTTACAACGGTATTCTGATGCGTGAGAAATACAGCGTTGACGACGAAAAGATCAAAGAATATTTTGAACTGAACAACGTTACCGAGGGTTTGTTTAAAATATCGCAAAAACTTTTTGATGTGGAGTTTTCAGAAATAAAAAACCCGTCGGTTTGGCACAGTGATGTGCGCATGTTTGAGGTGCGAAAAAAAGGTAAAGTAATAGCACATTTTTATTTTGATCTTTTTCCGCGGCCTAATAAATACGGTCACGCCGCATGCTTTGGCATGGTTAAAGGTAAATTAACCCCCAATGGTTACCAACTTCCGGCGGCGACTTTGGAATGTAATTTTCCTGCACCGAGCGGCGATCGCCCATCGCTGATGTACCACTCGGCCGGTAGCGCTTCAGTTGAAACGTTCTTCCATGAATTCGGACATGTCCTCCACAACATATTGACAACTTCGGAATTGTATTCACAATCCGGTACGGCCGTACCGCGTGACTTTGTAGAAGCGCCTTCGCAGATTTTTGAAAACTGGGTGTGGAATTATGATGTAGTAAAAATGTTTGCCAAACATTACAAAACCGGCGAAGTATTGCCCAAAGCGATGTTCGATAAAATGGTCGCCGCCAAAAATGTCGGTTCCGGCATCGGTGCATTACAACAGGTTTTTTATGGTATGGTAGATTTTACGTTGCATGACAAATGGAATCCTAAAGGTGCCGAAACATCTACGGATATCGTGAAGCGTTTGCAAAACGAAATCACTCTTTTTCCTTACCTCGAAGGGACTAATTTTCAAGCTTCATTTGGCCATCTCAATGGGTACGGTGCCGGTTATTACGGATATCTTTGGTCAGAAGTATATGCCGCTGATATGTTCTCCGTTTTTGAAAAAAATGGCGTAATGGATCAAAAAACCGGCTTACGTTACAGAGATATTATTCTGGCACGTGGCGGTTCGGAGGATCCGTATGCGTTGGTAAAAGAATTTTTGGGACGTGAACCGAATCAGGAAGCATTTCTGAAATCACTGGGTTTATAA
- a CDS encoding NADH-quinone oxidoreductase subunit A encodes MLFILQDGPVYLNYLPVLVLMALAIIIPIAILILSRLLGPYKPNERKLSVYESGMPPVGDAHPKFSVKFYLIAMLFILFDIEIVFMYPWAVIYNKWVSVSTFILIEGLVFIGILLVGYAYAWKKGALEWE; translated from the coding sequence ATGCTCTTCATCCTCCAGGACGGGCCCGTCTATCTCAATTATCTTCCGGTTCTTGTACTTATGGCGTTGGCTATTATTATCCCGATTGCCATATTGATACTATCCCGGCTTCTCGGTCCCTACAAGCCTAATGAACGAAAACTTTCGGTTTATGAATCCGGTATGCCGCCTGTCGGGGATGCCCACCCTAAGTTTTCAGTGAAGTTTTATCTTATCGCCATGCTTTTTATCCTTTTTGATATAGAAATTGTTTTTATGTATCCGTGGGCCGTGATTTACAACAAGTGGGTGTCGGTAAGTACTTTTATTCTCATCGAAGGATTGGTTTTTATCGGTATTCTGCTTGTAGGTTATGCGTATGCGTGGAAAAAAGGCGCACTGGAGTGGGAATAA
- a CDS encoding NADH-quinone oxidoreductase subunit C, translating into MPNNEKNILENNPTLDAVKSKFGESLLKSEVFRNELTLYIKRESVAEIMAFLKNDSALAYDMLNDVTVVDGLIMEKNPRFQVVYHLRSTQYNRRLRVKAPVPENDCKIATVSHLWKLADWAEREAYEMYGVTFEGHSDLRRLLTPASFTNFPLRKDYPLRGKGERDVILPEGS; encoded by the coding sequence ATGCCTAACAACGAAAAAAATATTTTGGAAAACAACCCGACGCTGGATGCGGTTAAATCCAAGTTCGGCGAGTCATTACTCAAGTCGGAAGTGTTTCGTAATGAACTCACTCTGTACATCAAACGCGAATCCGTAGCTGAAATCATGGCATTTCTTAAAAACGATTCCGCTCTGGCGTATGATATGCTTAATGATGTGACCGTCGTGGACGGATTGATCATGGAAAAAAATCCACGCTTTCAGGTTGTTTATCATTTACGTTCGACCCAATACAATCGCCGCCTTCGCGTCAAAGCGCCGGTGCCGGAAAACGATTGCAAAATCGCCACGGTATCCCATCTTTGGAAATTAGCCGATTGGGCCGAACGTGAAGCATATGAAATGTACGGCGTCACTTTCGAAGGACATTCCGATCTGCGTCGTCTTTTGACACCTGCTTCGTTTACAAATTTTCCTTTGCGCAAAGACTATCCCTTACGCGGCAAAGGCGAGCGCGATGTGATCCTGCCCGAAGGCAGCTAG
- a CDS encoding NADH-quinone oxidoreductase subunit D — MEIDRSEVVEDFKDQSSEETLKKAKEAYKKHVKIGDDDESLSLPGAQLLTLNFGPQHPATHGTLRMVMQLDGETIVNLDPSPGYLHTGFEKLAEHHTFNQFIAVTDRMNYLSPMSNNIGFAQAAEKLLGITLTERAQYIRMIQGELSRIADHLVNIGTHALDLGAFTVFLYTFRQREFIYDLFEESTGSRLTTSYTRIGGVVRDFPEDHPRHIAQWCKQFKATCTDQVEGLLNHNKIFLDRTQNVGKISAEDAINCGMTGPCLRASGVATDIRKDEPYLKYDEVDFDVPIGTEGDVYERYLVRMEEMKQSIRIIEQCLERMKPGPVKVADHTIALPDKNKVYGSIEGLIHHFKLIMDQHGIAMPKGEIYDATEAPNGELGWYIVSNGEGTPYKVHVRAPSFIHFGMMSHMAKGGLIGDAVAILGSMNVIAGECDR, encoded by the coding sequence ATGGAAATAGATCGTTCAGAAGTTGTTGAGGATTTTAAAGATCAATCCTCAGAAGAAACTCTAAAAAAAGCTAAAGAAGCGTATAAAAAGCACGTTAAGATCGGTGATGATGACGAATCATTATCACTTCCCGGCGCACAGCTTCTTACGCTCAATTTCGGTCCGCAGCATCCGGCTACACACGGCACACTGCGTATGGTCATGCAATTGGACGGCGAAACCATCGTCAATCTGGATCCGAGCCCCGGTTATTTGCACACCGGTTTTGAAAAACTGGCAGAGCATCATACGTTCAATCAGTTCATTGCGGTCACGGATCGTATGAACTACCTCTCGCCGATGTCCAATAATATCGGTTTTGCGCAAGCTGCCGAAAAACTTCTCGGTATCACCTTGACGGAGCGGGCGCAATACATTCGCATGATACAGGGCGAACTTTCCCGCATCGCCGATCACTTGGTCAATATCGGTACGCACGCACTTGATCTAGGTGCGTTTACCGTATTTCTTTATACGTTTCGCCAACGTGAATTTATCTACGATCTGTTTGAAGAGTCCACGGGTTCACGACTTACCACCAGTTATACGCGTATCGGCGGTGTCGTGCGTGATTTTCCCGAAGACCATCCGCGTCATATCGCACAGTGGTGTAAACAGTTTAAAGCAACGTGTACGGATCAAGTGGAAGGATTGCTCAATCACAATAAGATTTTTCTGGATCGTACGCAAAATGTCGGGAAAATTTCCGCTGAAGACGCGATTAATTGCGGTATGACAGGGCCTTGTTTACGTGCCAGCGGCGTTGCGACAGATATCCGAAAAGATGAGCCGTATCTCAAATACGATGAAGTGGATTTTGATGTGCCGATCGGAACGGAAGGTGATGTGTACGAACGCTACCTCGTGCGCATGGAAGAAATGAAGCAGTCTATTCGTATCATCGAACAATGTTTGGAACGCATGAAACCCGGCCCGGTAAAAGTAGCGGATCATACCATCGCATTACCTGATAAAAATAAAGTATACGGTTCCATCGAAGGACTGATTCATCACTTCAAATTGATCATGGATCAACATGGCATTGCGATGCCTAAGGGCGAAATATACGATGCGACCGAAGCGCCCAATGGCGAATTGGGTTGGTACATCGTAAGTAACGGCGAAGGAACGCCGTACAAAGTGCACGTGCGTGCACCTTCTTTTATTCACTTTGGTATGATGTCCCACATGGCCAAAGGCGGATTGATCGGTGATGCCGTGGCTATTTTGGGCAGTATGAATGTTATCGCCGGCGAATGTGATCGGTAA
- a CDS encoding NAD(P)H-dependent oxidoreductase subunit E has product MTLEFSPENKKEVEWLISRYPTKQAATLPVLHVAQQQFGWISHDVMNLVAKTLDEPVSRVEDVVTFYTMFHQHEVGKYHFQVCHTLGCAINGASQVVDYLEKKCGVKCGEGRSADGKFSIVKVECLGSCGTAPMLQLNDDYHENLTKEKIDALITACK; this is encoded by the coding sequence ATGACGTTAGAATTTTCCCCGGAAAATAAAAAAGAAGTGGAATGGCTGATTTCCCGCTATCCCACCAAACAAGCGGCGACTCTTCCGGTGCTGCATGTCGCCCAACAACAATTCGGCTGGATTTCCCATGATGTGATGAACCTCGTGGCAAAGACGCTGGATGAACCGGTATCGCGTGTCGAAGACGTGGTGACGTTTTATACCATGTTTCACCAGCACGAAGTCGGTAAATATCATTTTCAGGTATGCCATACTCTAGGCTGTGCGATCAACGGTGCCAGCCAAGTGGTGGACTATTTGGAGAAAAAATGCGGCGTAAAATGCGGCGAAGGGCGTTCGGCCGATGGAAAATTTTCCATCGTAAAAGTCGAATGTCTCGGTTCGTGTGGTACAGCGCCGATGTTACAACTCAACGATGATTATCATGAAAACCTAACGAAAGAAAAAATAGACGCGCTGATAACAGCCTGTAAATAA